The following are from one region of the Candidatus Methylomirabilota bacterium genome:
- a CDS encoding portal protein gives MNIVIVGCGRVGAELAYRLFQKGHHVAVVDQVASALNNLPTDFRGRTIHGEALAADVLRRAGIEQADGLAAVTNSDTLNAVVAHVARTVYCVPQVVVRNYHPRWRILHETFGLQVVSSTSWGAQRIEELLYPALARCVFSAGNGEVEIYELSVTEAWRGRTLRDLLHPGQCLAVALTRAGKAMLPSLEEPLETGDILHLSSTMEGIETLRERLKTPQGG, from the coding sequence ATGAATATTGTGATCGTAGGATGCGGACGGGTCGGCGCCGAGTTGGCCTATCGCCTGTTTCAAAAGGGCCACCACGTCGCGGTGGTCGATCAGGTCGCCTCCGCGCTGAACAACCTGCCGACCGACTTTCGCGGGCGGACCATACATGGTGAGGCCCTGGCCGCAGATGTCCTGCGTCGAGCCGGCATCGAGCAGGCCGACGGCCTGGCCGCTGTGACTAATTCCGATACGCTCAACGCCGTGGTCGCGCATGTCGCGCGAACTGTGTATTGTGTGCCGCAGGTCGTTGTCCGCAACTACCACCCTCGCTGGCGAATCCTCCATGAGACCTTCGGCTTGCAGGTCGTCAGCTCGACCAGTTGGGGCGCGCAGCGCATCGAGGAGTTGCTCTATCCCGCGTTGGCTCGTTGCGTCTTCTCGGCCGGTAACGGCGAGGTTGAGATCTATGAACTCTCGGTAACTGAGGCTTGGCGTGGCCGTACCCTCCGGGATCTCCTCCACCCGGGCCAGTGTCTGGCGGTGGCGCTGACGCGGGCCGGTAAGGCCATGCTCCCCTCCCTGGAGGAACCTCTGGAGACCGGCGATATCTTGCATCTGAGTTCGACGATGGAGGGCATCGAAACATTGCGCGAGCGACTGAAGACGCCACAAGGGGGCTGA
- a CDS encoding thioesterase: MSLSSTILHGIQRRRLDEEVGGAMSLREGMMFEKAWRVTEAEAADRHGNPHVHVLTTPVVVEWMEEAATAGVQPYLADGQGTVGRTITMTHLAPTPVGVIVRIVARLTAIDGRRLLFRIEAFDEVEKIAECEHERVIVELGRFHDKARRKAQRERLANEAVDGSAAQEFP; the protein is encoded by the coding sequence ATGAGCCTGTCAAGCACTATTCTACATGGGATTCAGCGACGGAGGCTGGATGAGGAGGTGGGAGGAGCGATGAGCCTGCGCGAGGGGATGATGTTCGAGAAGGCGTGGAGGGTGACCGAGGCCGAGGCGGCCGATCGGCATGGGAACCCTCATGTCCATGTCCTTACCACGCCGGTTGTGGTGGAGTGGATGGAGGAGGCGGCGACGGCGGGGGTGCAGCCGTATCTCGCCGACGGGCAGGGGACGGTCGGTCGTACGATCACGATGACACATCTGGCGCCGACTCCTGTCGGGGTCATCGTAAGGATAGTAGCGCGCCTGACCGCGATCGACGGTCGACGCCTGCTGTTCCGAATCGAGGCCTTTGACGAAGTGGAGAAGATCGCCGAGTGTGAGCATGAGCGGGTAATTGTTGAGCTTGGGCGTTTCCACGATAAGGCCCGAAGAAAGGCGCAGCGCGAACGGCTCGCAAATGAAGCCGTTGATGGGTCCGCCGCCCAAGAGTTTCCTTGA
- a CDS encoding permease, producing MSTLDQESGPAVLRRTVEYQPTRSWRTWLIGRPLRTADAPHQTIGKTVGLAVFASDALSSTAYATDEILFVLAAAGTAAFVYSLPISLAIVTLLAIVTLSYKQIIHAYPGGGGAYIVARDNLGELPSQVAGSALLVDYILTVAVSVASGVAQLASAFPVLLDYRVPLAVAMVLVMMVINLRGVRESGSILAIPSYFFLAITLLTVGSGFLRYLTGDLGIVEDPPHLETQAHLESITLFLILHAFANGTTALTGIEAISNGVTAFKEPRSRNAAMTMIWMSAILGSLFFSITFLTGKIGAIPSETETIISQLARTAYGGRSLLYLAMIGGTTLILIMAANTSFAGFPRLSALLAEDGFLPRQLTYRGSRLVYSRGIVALALVASGLIVVFGASVNTLIPLYAIGVFVSFTLAQAGMAHRWWKVGRLRPGEEVAERGSTLRYESRWAVKMAINGFGALCTAVVTLVFAVTKFHEGAWIVMFLIPILTGIFFAIHRHYRDLAARLSLERYGTPGRVTRQRVILPLSGVHRGTLAALRYARTLSDDITAVHISMDQAEVDSVRRKWELWGDGVRLVVLDSPYRLFLEPLLGYIEEIAAQRQPNEIITIIVPQFVPRRWWHNLLHTQAAMWLRLTLLFKSGIVITDVPYQVE from the coding sequence ATGTCTACGCTCGATCAAGAGAGCGGACCAGCCGTCTTGCGGCGTACGGTCGAATACCAGCCAACGCGCTCGTGGCGAACCTGGCTGATCGGGCGGCCACTCCGGACCGCCGATGCGCCTCATCAGACGATCGGCAAGACCGTCGGCCTGGCCGTATTCGCGTCAGATGCCCTCTCGTCCACCGCCTATGCCACGGATGAGATTCTGTTCGTCCTGGCTGCCGCGGGAACGGCCGCATTCGTCTATTCCCTCCCGATTTCTCTGGCTATCGTCACGTTACTGGCCATTGTCACGCTCTCATATAAGCAGATCATCCATGCCTACCCCGGAGGAGGCGGCGCCTATATCGTCGCCCGCGACAACCTGGGGGAGTTGCCGTCCCAGGTTGCCGGCTCAGCGCTCCTCGTCGACTACATTTTGACCGTCGCCGTCTCAGTGGCATCCGGCGTCGCCCAGTTGGCGTCGGCATTCCCGGTTCTCCTCGACTATCGGGTGCCGCTGGCGGTCGCCATGGTGCTGGTGATGATGGTGATCAATCTTCGAGGCGTCAGGGAGTCCGGATCCATTCTCGCCATCCCCAGCTATTTCTTTTTGGCCATCACCCTCCTGACCGTCGGCAGCGGCTTCCTTCGGTATCTGACGGGAGACCTCGGAATCGTCGAGGACCCCCCGCATTTGGAGACACAGGCTCACCTTGAATCCATCACGTTATTCTTGATTCTCCACGCCTTTGCCAACGGGACGACGGCGCTCACCGGTATCGAGGCGATCTCGAACGGGGTGACAGCCTTCAAAGAGCCACGCAGTCGCAATGCCGCCATGACGATGATCTGGATGTCCGCGATCCTGGGCAGCCTGTTCTTCAGCATCACCTTCCTGACCGGCAAGATCGGTGCGATCCCTTCTGAGACCGAGACGATCATCTCGCAATTGGCGCGGACCGCGTACGGCGGACGCAGCCTGCTGTACCTGGCGATGATCGGCGGCACGACACTGATCTTGATTATGGCCGCCAATACGTCATTTGCCGGCTTCCCGCGGCTAAGCGCCCTGCTGGCGGAGGATGGCTTTTTACCCCGACAACTGACCTATCGGGGGAGCCGTCTCGTCTATTCGAGGGGCATTGTGGCACTGGCTCTCGTCGCGTCGGGTCTCATCGTCGTCTTCGGCGCCAGCGTCAATACGCTCATCCCGCTTTATGCCATCGGGGTCTTCGTCTCGTTCACGCTGGCGCAGGCCGGCATGGCGCACCGGTGGTGGAAGGTCGGTCGTCTCAGACCGGGTGAGGAGGTCGCCGAGCGCGGCTCAACGCTCCGCTACGAATCTCGCTGGGCGGTCAAGATGGCGATCAACGGCTTTGGCGCCCTGTGCACGGCGGTCGTGACGCTGGTCTTCGCTGTAACGAAGTTTCACGAGGGGGCATGGATCGTGATGTTCCTGATCCCGATCCTGACCGGTATCTTCTTTGCGATCCATCGCCATTACCGGGATCTGGCCGCGCGGCTGTCGCTGGAGCGGTACGGCACCCCGGGCCGCGTCACCCGTCAGCGGGTGATCCTGCCGCTCAGCGGCGTGCATCGCGGGACGCTGGCGGCGCTTCGCTATGCCCGCACCCTGTCCGACGACATCACGGCCGTCCATATCTCTATGGATCAGGCCGAGGTGGACAGTGTGCGCCGCAAGTGGGAGCTGTGGGGCGATGGGGTCCGCCTCGTTGTGCTGGATTCCCCCTATCGGTTGTTTCTGGAGCCCCTGTTGGGGTACATTGAAGAGATTGCTGCGCAGCGTCAGCCGAACGAAATTATCACGATCATCGTCCCGCAGTTTGTGCCGCGCCGCTGGTGGCATAACCTGTTGCACACGCAGGCCGCCATGTGGTTGCGGCTGACACTCTTGTTCAAGTCGGGGATCGTGATTACCGACGTGCCGTATCAGGTGGAGTAA
- a CDS encoding alpha/beta hydrolase, translating into MPYVQVRSAPIHFIEQGPTPVGHLPPILFLHGAGGSHQVWLQQLRVLGRRRKAIAIDLPGHGGSEGGGADRIDVYCDAIKIFLTVLGLDRTVLVGHSMGGAIAQRLALVDPGLFAAIVLIGTGARLRVRPQIFAGLHDDTERTVELMASWGRAPGSPAELLKQDADAMLRTPVSVIEGDFRACDAFDVMEQVKVITLPTLVICGTDDLMTPPKYAEYLHRQINGSQLLLIPSAGHMVMIEKPDEVSEAIEAFLDRLGC; encoded by the coding sequence GTGCCGTACGTTCAGGTCAGGAGCGCTCCAATCCATTTCATCGAACAAGGTCCGACACCGGTCGGCCATCTGCCACCAATCCTATTCCTCCACGGCGCAGGAGGGAGCCATCAGGTGTGGCTCCAGCAGCTCAGGGTGCTGGGGCGTCGGCGAAAGGCCATCGCGATAGACCTTCCCGGACATGGCGGCTCTGAGGGGGGTGGCGCCGATCGGATCGACGTGTACTGCGACGCCATCAAAATATTCCTGACGGTCTTGGGTCTCGACCGAACCGTGTTGGTGGGCCACTCGATGGGTGGAGCTATCGCGCAAAGGCTTGCGCTGGTCGATCCCGGACTGTTTGCGGCAATCGTTTTGATAGGGACCGGGGCACGATTACGCGTACGGCCGCAGATTTTTGCGGGCCTTCATGATGACACAGAACGAACGGTCGAATTGATGGCCAGTTGGGGGCGCGCGCCCGGTTCTCCCGCGGAACTGCTCAAACAGGATGCCGATGCGATGCTGCGCACCCCGGTCTCAGTCATCGAGGGCGACTTTCGCGCGTGCGATGCCTTTGACGTGATGGAGCAGGTCAAGGTGATTACCCTTCCGACTTTGGTGATCTGTGGAACCGACGATCTGATGACCCCGCCGAAATACGCCGAGTATCTGCACCGGCAGATCAACGGATCGCAGCTTCTCCTCATTCCCTCGGCTGGCCACATGGTGATGATCGAGAAGCCCGACGAGGTGAGCGAGGCTATTGAAGCCTTCCTTGATCGACTGGGCTGTTAA
- a CDS encoding potassium transporter TrkA, with amino-acid sequence MFVLIAGGGRTAAHLAALLLAHQHEVRVLEHRRDVLANLHHELPTEVIYEGNPIDSQVLEQAGIGRAKVLAACTSVDEDNLALCYFARTRYNVPRIIAWVNNPRAAWLFDEKFHVDVALNQAEIFSSLIEEEMSLGDMMTLLKLRRGRYSLVEEKIPPEARALGVAIKDLTLPANSVIATIIRHGQILIPRGDTRFEVGDEVLAIADREGAEELARLFGRPEAHQKA; translated from the coding sequence ATGTTCGTTCTGATCGCCGGGGGAGGTCGAACCGCGGCACATCTGGCCGCTCTCTTGCTGGCTCATCAGCATGAGGTCCGAGTGCTCGAACACCGACGTGACGTACTTGCGAACCTGCACCATGAGTTGCCTACCGAGGTGATCTACGAAGGCAACCCCATCGACTCGCAGGTATTAGAGCAAGCCGGTATCGGGCGGGCGAAGGTGCTGGCTGCGTGCACCTCTGTCGATGAGGATAATCTTGCGCTCTGTTACTTTGCCCGTACTCGCTACAATGTGCCTCGGATCATCGCCTGGGTGAATAATCCTCGCGCCGCCTGGCTTTTCGATGAAAAGTTTCACGTCGATGTGGCGCTGAATCAGGCCGAGATCTTCAGCAGTCTGATTGAAGAAGAGATGTCGCTCGGCGATATGATGACATTGCTCAAACTGCGCAGGGGCCGCTACTCCCTGGTCGAAGAGAAGATCCCGCCGGAAGCGCGCGCCCTGGGCGTCGCCATCAAAGATCTGACTCTGCCGGCGAATTCGGTGATCGCGACGATCATCCGGCATGGGCAGATTCTCATTCCGCGCGGGGACACTCGATTTGAGGTCGGGGATGAGGTGCTCGCAATTGCTGACCGTGAAGGGGCCGAAGAGCTGGCCAGACTCTTCGGTCGACCGGAAGCGCACCAGAAAGCGTAA